In the genome of Thiomicrospira aerophila AL3, one region contains:
- a CDS encoding YeeE/YedE family protein, whose amino-acid sequence MPCKNPQALAILGFQAKYYKNSLWSDLMEISIWNGYVAGFAIGLFVILHFWLLGKPAGCSTGYGNLCGLAFPKVKFFRIGEYSNLNNSKLWFLIGIPFGGLISALTSVESWHLSFDMGLYEQVLPQTYSAKAIWLIFGGMLLGFGARLAGACTTGHALVGGAMLNPASLIAGAVFFTSALITTHLLFGL is encoded by the coding sequence ATACCCTGTAAAAATCCTCAAGCTTTAGCAATACTGGGTTTTCAGGCAAAATACTATAAAAATAGTTTATGGAGTGACCTCATGGAAATATCAATATGGAACGGCTATGTCGCAGGCTTTGCAATTGGTCTGTTTGTCATTTTACACTTTTGGCTGCTGGGCAAACCCGCTGGGTGTTCAACCGGTTATGGCAATCTGTGCGGCTTGGCTTTTCCCAAGGTGAAGTTTTTTCGTATTGGCGAATACAGCAATCTGAATAACTCAAAACTTTGGTTTTTAATCGGCATTCCATTTGGTGGCTTAATCTCGGCGCTGACATCGGTCGAGAGTTGGCATCTAAGCTTTGATATGGGCCTCTATGAGCAGGTATTGCCGCAAACCTATTCTGCCAAAGCGATATGGCTTATTTTTGGCGGTATGCTGTTAGGTTTTGGCGCTCGTTTAGCCGGGGCCTGCACAACCGGTCATGCGTTGGTCGGTGGCGCGATGCTTAATCCAGCCAGCTTGATTGCCGGCGCGGTTTTTTTTACCAGCGCGCTGATTACCACTCACCTCTTATTTGGACTTTAA
- the dauA gene encoding C4-dicarboxylic acid transporter DauA produces MSQRNHLTSIKFGYGLRDFVQKEGYNRQHLTKDIVAGVTVGILAIPVSMALATGIGISPIYGLYTAIVAGFVTALLGGSRFSVAGPTASLVILLIPVTETYGLLGIITVSLLTGLLLMMMAYYRFGRWIEYIPETITLGFTTGIAAVIILLQINFFFGLGLSNLPSNFLERLGIMLQSLLTQVHWPSAAIGGFTLLFMTLWLKMGFKFPGHLPGLVAASIVTFFWNQYGAEVLTVGQLFGEIPHHFPIFQGLLMVEQLQEMAVRDIWDMVKFLLPIAFALAILIAMESLFCAAVLDSKAGTRHSPNSELMGQGVGNIASALFGGFASSGAIARSITNLRAGAVSPVAAIVHAIVVLFAIFFLAGLLVHLPLPAMSALLILVAWRMSEFPRAIELVRNAERGDKLVYIACFSVIILVDIVYAVIVGMVLASILFIKEIAEMTKLQNIGESKRYKADSLPEHWSIYRIQGPLFFAAADRIFAELASHLPHQQGIVIQMDAVTILDSGGLSALRRFVSSAQAQGVEIYLSELQFQPLRTLARYGLDKFGAHFQLFANLDDAQIAAKRLADNLPESAPDKASADAPARLSQ; encoded by the coding sequence ATGTCACAACGCAATCATCTAACAAGCATAAAATTTGGTTACGGCCTGCGCGATTTCGTGCAAAAAGAAGGCTATAACCGCCAGCATCTGACCAAAGATATTGTGGCCGGTGTCACTGTGGGCATCTTAGCCATTCCGGTTTCAATGGCATTGGCTACCGGTATTGGTATTTCGCCAATCTACGGCCTCTACACCGCGATTGTGGCCGGCTTTGTGACCGCATTATTAGGTGGCTCACGGTTTAGTGTTGCCGGCCCCACCGCATCACTGGTTATCTTACTCATTCCTGTCACTGAAACCTATGGTCTGCTGGGCATCATCACCGTCTCCTTGCTCACCGGCCTGTTATTAATGATGATGGCCTACTATCGGTTTGGACGCTGGATCGAATATATCCCAGAAACCATTACCCTCGGTTTTACCACCGGGATTGCTGCGGTGATTATTCTGCTGCAAATCAATTTTTTCTTTGGCTTAGGGCTCAGCAATCTACCGAGCAATTTTCTAGAGCGCTTAGGGATTATGTTACAAAGCCTACTCACCCAAGTCCATTGGCCTTCAGCCGCGATTGGCGGCTTTACCCTGCTATTTATGACGCTTTGGCTAAAAATGGGGTTTAAATTTCCGGGCCATCTACCAGGCTTGGTCGCGGCAAGTATCGTGACCTTTTTTTGGAATCAGTATGGCGCCGAGGTACTGACAGTAGGGCAACTCTTTGGTGAAATTCCGCACCACTTTCCCATATTCCAAGGCCTGTTAATGGTAGAGCAGCTACAAGAGATGGCGGTGCGCGACATCTGGGATATGGTCAAATTTTTATTGCCCATTGCCTTTGCTTTGGCGATTTTGATTGCGATGGAATCGCTGTTTTGCGCAGCGGTACTCGATAGCAAGGCCGGTACCCGCCATTCACCCAATAGCGAACTGATGGGACAAGGGGTCGGTAATATTGCGTCGGCACTGTTTGGTGGCTTTGCATCCAGTGGCGCGATTGCTCGCTCGATTACGAATTTACGCGCCGGTGCCGTGTCACCCGTCGCGGCGATAGTTCATGCCATCGTGGTACTGTTTGCCATTTTCTTCTTAGCAGGCCTGCTGGTGCATTTACCGCTGCCGGCCATGTCAGCCTTGCTTATTTTGGTGGCTTGGCGCATGAGCGAGTTTCCACGCGCCATTGAACTGGTTCGCAATGCCGAACGAGGCGATAAACTGGTTTATATCGCCTGTTTTAGCGTCATTATTTTGGTCGATATTGTCTATGCCGTCATTGTGGGAATGGTGCTGGCGTCAATTTTATTTATTAAAGAAATTGCCGAAATGACCAAGTTACAAAACATCGGCGAAAGCAAACGCTACAAAGCAGACAGCCTCCCCGAACACTGGTCGATTTATCGTATTCAAGGACCATTATTTTTTGCCGCTGCCGACCGAATTTTTGCAGAGCTCGCCAGCCATCTCCCACATCAACAAGGAATCGTTATTCAAATGGATGCAGTGACGATTCTGGATTCCGGTGGCTTATCCGCGTTACGCCGTTTTGTGTCCAGTGCGCAAGCGCAAGGCGTTGAAATCTATTTAAGTGAATTGCAATTTCAACCTTTACGCACCTTGGCTCGTTATGGTCTAGATAAATTTGGCGCGCATTTTCAACTATTTGCCAACCTGGATGATGCCCAAATAGCGGCCAAACGCCTCGCAGATAACCTGCCCGAATCAGCACCAGACAAGGCATCTGCTGACGCTCCAGCACGACTTTCACAATAA
- the pip gene encoding prolyl aminopeptidase, whose product MSLRKLYPPIEPYQQAWLPVGEGHQIYYEQSGNPQGIPVLFVHGGPGGGCSPVHRQFFDPQTYRIILFDQRGSGRSTPHASLDHNTTDHLLADMEALRQHLAITQWLLFGGSWGSTLSLAYAQTYPQHVRGLILRGIFLCRDQDIAWFYQQGASALFPDYWQDYLAPIPQAQRNDLISAYYQQLTGDDEVARMRAAEAWSVWEGRTSTLVSNPDIVAHFADPHHALAMARIECHYFMHKSFLRQNQLLDDAHKLPNVPAWIIHGRYDVVCPIEQAYALHQAWPQAELIICSNSGHSAFEAEITHALLNATDQLRNIV is encoded by the coding sequence ATGAGCTTACGCAAGCTCTACCCTCCGATTGAACCCTATCAGCAGGCCTGGTTGCCTGTTGGTGAGGGACATCAAATCTATTATGAACAATCCGGTAACCCACAGGGTATTCCGGTATTGTTTGTCCACGGTGGCCCCGGCGGCGGTTGTTCGCCCGTGCACCGACAATTTTTTGACCCCCAGACCTATCGCATCATTTTATTTGATCAACGCGGGTCTGGGCGTTCTACCCCTCATGCCAGTTTAGACCATAACACCACAGATCATCTACTCGCCGATATGGAGGCCTTGCGCCAACATTTAGCGATTACACAATGGCTGCTCTTTGGTGGCTCTTGGGGTTCGACTTTATCATTAGCTTACGCACAGACTTATCCACAACACGTTCGGGGTTTAATCCTTCGCGGGATCTTCCTTTGTCGTGATCAAGATATTGCTTGGTTTTACCAGCAAGGGGCGAGCGCGCTCTTCCCAGATTACTGGCAAGATTACCTTGCCCCCATACCCCAAGCACAACGAAATGACCTGATTTCTGCTTATTATCAACAACTTACCGGTGACGATGAAGTCGCCAGAATGCGTGCGGCTGAAGCTTGGTCCGTCTGGGAGGGGCGCACCTCAACATTGGTGAGTAACCCAGATATTGTGGCGCACTTTGCTGATCCACACCATGCGCTGGCAATGGCACGGATTGAATGCCACTACTTTATGCACAAGTCGTTTTTGCGCCAAAATCAACTTTTAGACGACGCACATAAACTACCCAATGTGCCGGCCTGGATTATTCATGGCCGCTATGATGTGGTGTGTCCGATTGAGCAGGCTTATGCGTTGCACCAAGCCTGGCCACAGGCAGAATTAATTATTTGTTCAAATAGTGGTCACTCGGCCTTTGAAGCGGAAATCACCCATGCGTTACTTAACGCGACCGATCAACTAAGGAATATAGTATGA
- a CDS encoding DUF6691 family protein: protein MWQFIKNPNFLALGMGALFGFLMSRAGATTYDFHVKMFMFEDMQLMKVIVTAVIVAMLGVYLLKRFNVRSITTKTPVDFVKKPYQQGLILGAMLFGIGWGMTAACPGTIPAMIAEGKIGALFTFLGLILGTLAYGILKTYLLHAKESSSS, encoded by the coding sequence ATGTGGCAATTTATTAAAAACCCGAATTTTTTAGCACTGGGCATGGGCGCCTTGTTTGGCTTTTTAATGAGTCGTGCGGGCGCGACCACCTATGACTTTCATGTCAAAATGTTTATGTTCGAAGACATGCAACTAATGAAAGTCATTGTCACGGCCGTCATAGTTGCCATGTTAGGCGTCTACCTACTCAAACGCTTTAATGTCCGCTCTATTACCACTAAAACACCGGTCGACTTTGTTAAAAAGCCCTATCAACAGGGTCTTATTTTAGGCGCGATGTTGTTTGGGATTGGTTGGGGCATGACCGCCGCCTGTCCTGGTACGATTCCGGCGATGATCGCGGAAGGTAAAATTGGCGCACTCTTTACCTTCCTAGGGTTAATCTTAGGCACCCTAGCTTATGGGATTTTAAAAACCTATTTACTCCATGCCAAAGAGTCCAGCAGCAGTTAA
- the typA gene encoding translational GTPase TypA, producing the protein MSTDHIRNIAIIAHVDHGKTTLVDQLLRQSGTLDQRKDLGERVMDSNDQERERGITILSKNTAVNWNGYRINIVDTPGHADFGGEVERILSMVDSVLLLVDAVEGPMPQTRFVTQKALQQGLKPIVVVNKVDRDAARPDWVVDQTFDLFDRLGATDEQMDFPILFASGFNGYAGRDSDVRSGDMTPIFETIVEKVPAPDVDLAGPFQLQCISLAYDTYKGVIGTGRIKRGAVQSGMSVAVVDKDGNKRNAKIAELFGFHGLDRVNVNEAHAGDIVAFSGLDPMNISDTLCDINHPEGLPALKVDEPTVSMTFQVNTSPFVGQEGKLLTSRQIRERLDKELLTNVALRVEDTEDANKFRVSGRGELHLSVLIETMRREGFELGVSRPEVIFREIDGEVCEPYETLTVDVPEENQGTVMEQLGMRKAIMSDMVPDGQGRVRIDFMIPSRGLIGYRTEFMTATQGNGLIFSSFSHYGPKFDGSVGERSRGVLIAMSTGKALGFALFNLQERGRLFIGHGDEVYEGQVIGLHSRENDLTVNALKGKQLTNMRASGTDEAIVLTPPIRFTLEQALEFIDDDELVEVTPQSVRIRKKHLTENDRKRHSRTKAS; encoded by the coding sequence ATGTCCACCGACCATATCCGCAATATCGCCATCATCGCTCACGTTGACCATGGCAAAACCACCCTTGTTGACCAACTTCTTCGCCAGTCAGGTACGCTCGATCAGCGTAAAGACTTGGGGGAACGCGTCATGGACTCTAACGATCAAGAACGCGAACGCGGCATTACGATTCTGTCTAAAAACACCGCGGTAAACTGGAATGGTTACCGAATTAACATCGTGGACACCCCTGGACACGCTGACTTTGGTGGTGAAGTAGAGCGTATTTTGTCGATGGTTGATTCGGTGTTGTTGTTGGTGGATGCGGTTGAAGGCCCGATGCCACAAACCCGTTTCGTAACCCAAAAAGCCTTACAGCAAGGTTTAAAACCGATTGTTGTGGTTAACAAGGTTGACCGTGATGCAGCCCGTCCTGACTGGGTAGTAGACCAAACCTTCGACTTGTTTGATCGTTTAGGCGCGACCGATGAACAAATGGATTTCCCTATTTTGTTTGCGTCTGGCTTTAACGGCTACGCCGGTCGTGATTCTGATGTACGCTCAGGTGACATGACGCCGATTTTTGAAACCATCGTTGAAAAGGTACCGGCGCCGGATGTTGATTTAGCCGGCCCTTTCCAATTACAGTGTATTTCGCTAGCTTATGACACCTACAAAGGCGTTATAGGTACTGGACGTATTAAGCGTGGTGCGGTGCAATCAGGTATGTCGGTCGCCGTAGTTGATAAGGACGGTAACAAGCGTAACGCTAAAATTGCCGAATTATTTGGTTTCCATGGCCTAGATCGCGTAAACGTGAACGAAGCCCATGCCGGTGACATCGTGGCATTCAGTGGCTTAGACCCAATGAATATTTCCGATACCCTGTGTGATATCAACCACCCAGAAGGCTTGCCTGCGCTGAAGGTAGATGAACCTACAGTGAGCATGACCTTCCAAGTCAACACCTCACCGTTTGTGGGTCAGGAAGGTAAATTACTCACTTCGCGCCAAATCCGTGAGCGTCTGGATAAAGAATTGCTCACTAACGTAGCGTTACGTGTTGAAGACACCGAAGATGCCAATAAATTCCGTGTTTCAGGTCGTGGTGAACTGCATTTATCCGTTTTAATTGAAACCATGCGTCGCGAAGGCTTCGAGCTAGGCGTATCTCGTCCAGAAGTTATCTTCCGTGAAATTGATGGCGAAGTCTGTGAACCTTATGAAACCCTCACCGTTGATGTCCCAGAAGAAAACCAGGGCACCGTCATGGAACAACTAGGTATGCGTAAAGCAATTATGTCAGACATGGTTCCGGACGGCCAAGGTCGCGTTCGTATTGACTTTATGATTCCTTCACGTGGCTTGATTGGTTACCGTACTGAGTTCATGACCGCGACCCAAGGTAATGGCCTAATCTTCAGCAGCTTCTCGCATTATGGCCCTAAGTTTGACGGTAGCGTCGGTGAACGTAGCCGTGGCGTATTGATTGCGATGAGCACTGGTAAAGCGCTTGGTTTTGCGCTCTTTAACCTACAAGAGCGTGGTCGTTTATTTATTGGTCATGGTGATGAAGTCTATGAAGGTCAGGTCATCGGTTTGCATAGCCGTGAAAACGACCTAACGGTTAACGCTTTGAAAGGCAAGCAGCTTACTAACATGCGTGCTTCGGGTACTGACGAAGCGATTGTGCTAACCCCCCCGATTCGCTTTACACTTGAGCAAGCGCTTGAGTTTATTGACGATGACGAATTGGTTGAAGTCACGCCACAATCAGTCCGTATTCGTAAAAAGCACCTGACTGAAAACGACCGTAAGCGTCACAGTCGCACCAAGGCTAGCTAA